Genomic segment of Pirellulales bacterium:
CATAAATTCGCGACGGCCGAGTCTATGCTCTCGGCGGCACCGGCATTTTGCGCTGCCTCGATGCATCCAGTGGCAAGAAACTGTGGCAACGCGATGTGCTGGCCGACGTGGGAACCGACTATGAGACAAGCAGCACGTTCGTCCATTGGGGACGGGCCGGCTCGCCGCTGGTGGTCGATCGGATCATCGTCGTTCCCGGCGGTGGTACCAAAACGGGCGGCTTGCATTCGCTGATTGCCTACGACCAAGAAACTGGCGGAATTGCCTGGAAAGGCGGACATCGGCAAGTCAGCTACAGCTCGCCGAGCATCGCCCACTACGGCGGCGTTCGGCAAATCGTCATCGTCAACGAAAGCAATATATCAGCACACGACCCCGAAACTGGCGAAGAGCTGTGGGAAACCAAATGGGATGGCAGCAGCAGCACGGCCGCCAGCGCGTCACAAACCGTGCCTATCGGCGACGATCGCTTCTTTGTATCCAAGGGTTATTCGATGGGAGGCGGCGCGCTGTTTGGCATCACTCGCGACGAACAGGGGAAATGGAATGTCAAGAAGATATGGCACAACCGACGTGTGTTGATGACCAAAGAAAACAATGTGGTCGTCAAAGACGGCTTCATCTACGGTCCATCCGATGGCGTGTTGCACTGCGTTGACCTCGCTACGGGGCGCAAGCGTTGGGAGGGGGGCGAAAGCGTGATGCAAGTGCTGCGCGTCGGCGATGCGTTGCTGGTCGCCTGCGAATGGGGCCAGGTCACGCTCGTGGCGTTC
This window contains:
- a CDS encoding PQQ-binding-like beta-propeller repeat protein; this translates as MRCLDASSGKKLWQRDVLADVGTDYETSSTFVHWGRAGSPLVVDRIIVVPGGGTKTGGLHSLIAYDQETGGIAWKGGHRQVSYSSPSIAHYGGVRQIVIVNESNISAHDPETGEELWETKWDGSSSTAASASQTVPIGDDRFFVSKGYSMGGGALFGITRDEQGKWNVKKIWHNRRVLMTKENNVVVKDGFIYGPSDGVLHCVDLATGRKRWEGGESVMQVLRVGDALLVACEWGQVTLVAFDPENYRELASFQALAGQTWNNPAVAGKHLLVRNGEEAACYELPLEERAEEALAGTPFEKQMTSE